A stretch of Thermoplasmata archaeon DNA encodes these proteins:
- a CDS encoding V-type ATP synthase subunit A, translating to MSTEGVIYRVAGPVVTATGISPKMYDVVHVGNEKLMGEVIKIVGEYSIIQVYEDTDNVKPGEPVTNTGKPLSVELGPGLLESVYDGIQRPLPVLREKMGDFIYRGVSAPGLDHEKKWDFVPTVKEGDEVSQGQVIGTVQEGPMEHKIMVPIGLNGKVEAIHSGLYTIDETIAVIAGKEVCMMQYWPVRNPRPVVEKYQPDIPLVTGLRVLDTVFPLAKGGAAAIPGAFGTGKTVTQQSLAKYSDAEIVVYIGCGERGNEMTEVLTEFPELEDPRTGMKLMKRTVLIANTSNMPVAAREASVYTGMTIAEYFRDMGYNVALMADSTSRWAEAMREISSRLEEMPGEEGYPAYLAGRLSEFYERAARAKVLSGGDGSVSVIGAVSPPGGDLSEPVTQNTLRIVRVFWALDTKLRERRHFPTINWLTSYTMYDKQLLDWFKANVAEDFPALKAWAMKTLQKEAELQDVVQMVGSDSLPDEQKVTLEVAKMIREIFLQQNAYDPVDCYCPLKRQYKMLSLIKKYSDLSEKALQAGAPVDKIAYLPVRTRFNQAKYEPKVDEELEAVDSDMEAQFRELGA from the coding sequence ATGAGCACTGAAGGTGTAATTTACAGGGTCGCCGGACCTGTCGTGACCGCCACAGGAATCTCACCCAAGATGTACGATGTCGTACACGTTGGAAACGAGAAACTGATGGGAGAGGTCATCAAAATCGTCGGCGAGTACTCCATCATCCAGGTTTATGAGGACACAGACAACGTCAAGCCGGGAGAGCCTGTCACAAACACAGGAAAGCCCCTGTCCGTTGAGCTCGGTCCCGGACTTCTGGAATCCGTTTACGACGGAATTCAGAGGCCTCTCCCCGTTCTGAGGGAGAAGATGGGAGACTTCATCTACCGTGGAGTCTCAGCACCTGGATTGGATCATGAGAAGAAGTGGGATTTCGTTCCCACAGTGAAAGAGGGAGACGAGGTCTCCCAGGGACAGGTCATCGGTACCGTCCAGGAAGGACCCATGGAACACAAGATCATGGTCCCCATCGGACTCAACGGTAAGGTCGAGGCAATCCACTCCGGATTGTACACCATCGACGAGACCATCGCCGTCATCGCAGGCAAGGAAGTCTGCATGATGCAGTACTGGCCCGTCCGTAACCCCAGGCCCGTCGTCGAGAAGTATCAGCCCGATATCCCCCTCGTCACCGGACTCCGTGTCCTGGATACCGTCTTCCCCCTCGCAAAGGGAGGAGCAGCGGCAATCCCCGGAGCATTCGGAACCGGAAAGACCGTTACACAGCAGTCCCTCGCAAAGTACTCCGATGCAGAGATCGTCGTCTACATCGGATGCGGAGAGCGCGGAAACGAGATGACCGAGGTTCTTACAGAGTTCCCCGAACTCGAGGACCCCAGGACCGGAATGAAGCTCATGAAGAGGACCGTCCTCATCGCGAACACATCCAACATGCCTGTCGCAGCTCGTGAGGCATCGGTTTACACCGGAATGACCATCGCAGAGTACTTCAGGGACATGGGATACAACGTCGCACTCATGGCAGACTCCACCTCCAGGTGGGCAGAGGCCATGCGTGAGATCTCCTCAAGGCTCGAAGAGATGCCCGGAGAAGAGGGATACCCCGCATACCTTGCAGGACGTCTCTCCGAGTTCTACGAGCGTGCCGCAAGGGCAAAGGTCCTCAGCGGCGGCGACGGATCCGTCTCGGTTATCGGAGCGGTTTCTCCTCCCGGAGGAGACCTGTCCGAGCCTGTTACGCAGAACACACTCCGTATCGTCCGTGTCTTCTGGGCACTCGATACCAAACTGCGTGAGAGGAGGCACTTCCCCACAATCAACTGGCTCACATCGTACACCATGTACGACAAGCAGCTGCTGGACTGGTTCAAGGCAAACGTTGCCGAGGACTTCCCCGCACTGAAGGCATGGGCCATGAAGACCCTCCAGAAGGAGGCAGAACTGCAGGACGTCGTCCAGATGGTCGGATCCGACTCACTCCCGGACGAGCAGAAGGTCACCCTCGAGGTCGCCAAGATGATCCGTGAGATCTTCCTGCAGCAGAACGCATACGATCCCGTCGACTGTTACTGCCCCCTCAAGAGGCAGTACAAGATGCTCAGCCTGATCAAGAAGTACTCCGACCTCTCGGAGAAGGCACTTCAGGCCGGCGCACCCGTTGACAAGATCGCATACCTCCCCGTGAGGACCAGGTTCAACCAGGCCAAGTACGAGCCCAAGGTCGACGAGGAACTCGAGGCTGTCGACTCCGATATGGAGGCACAGTTCAGGGAGCTCGGAGCGTGA
- a CDS encoding ATPase produces MVDTAIGFIAIGAGLAVGLAGLGTGMAQKDIGAAAVGAITEDSKMLGKALMFMVLPETIVIFGLVIAILACFVLPGM; encoded by the coding sequence ATGGTTGACACAGCAATTGGATTTATCGCAATCGGAGCAGGACTCGCAGTCGGACTCGCCGGTCTCGGAACCGGAATGGCCCAGAAGGACATCGGAGCAGCAGCAGTAGGAGCAATCACAGAGGACTCCAAGATGCTGGGAAAAGCACTGATGTTCATGGTGCTGCCTGAGACTATCGTTATCTTCGGACTGGTCATTGCAATTCTCGCATGTTTCGTACTGCCTGGTATGTGA
- a CDS encoding V-type ATP synthase subunit F — protein MEIAVLGSEEFTLGFRLAGIRRVFVANNENYQEKMLEAISQPTIGILAVDAKDLDNLPPNLRHKVTESIQPVVVAVGGSDDDLREKVKRAIGVDLYKNEDD, from the coding sequence ATGGAAATCGCAGTATTAGGCAGTGAGGAGTTCACACTCGGATTCAGGCTCGCCGGAATCAGGCGTGTATTCGTAGCTAACAACGAAAACTATCAAGAAAAGATGCTGGAAGCAATTTCCCAGCCAACAATCGGTATCCTCGCAGTGGATGCGAAGGACCTCGACAATCTCCCCCCGAACCTCAGACACAAGGTGACTGAGTCCATCCAGCCTGTCGTTGTGGCAGTCGGTGGATCGGACGACGACCTCAGAGAGAAGGTCAAGAGGGCGATTGGCGTAGATTTATACAAGAATGAGGATGATTGA
- the ahaC gene encoding ATP synthase A1 subunit C, protein MGPRHQGRVRHSLRVKAMFGLSKSKGNYAYTVTRAKAKKSLLIKEDDYNKMLQLSVSEVARFVSEEGYSKEITDLSDRMSGVDLVERATYAYMANNFKALLKGSQGELHTMLAAYLQKWDNWNLKVILRGKSYGVSADGIKDDLVPAGNLSYEDLDKLIALDTTEEILAAYSKAESVDIPSELIADYKATGTLGRIEDYVDKFHYIRMVKIIPTNSIPARMFSDYIRKEIDVRNLETILKLKMENIDGEKVMEYIIPGGKQIDAKLAKQLIDAKTVEETFPDLAQLDFYDYIKELVDSGKMNISDLVLETKKYEANEAKKFSQQYPLSILPIIDYMISMEIEARNVRMIARGIESGLDKEVIKGLLVI, encoded by the coding sequence ATGGGACCGCGGCATCAAGGACGTGTCCGACATTCTCTTCGGGTGAAGGCAATGTTCGGGCTCAGTAAAAGCAAAGGCAACTACGCATACACCGTCACCAGAGCGAAAGCGAAGAAGTCGCTTTTGATCAAGGAGGATGACTACAACAAGATGTTGCAGCTCAGCGTCAGCGAGGTCGCCCGTTTCGTATCCGAGGAGGGTTACTCCAAAGAGATAACCGACCTCTCGGACAGGATGAGCGGCGTCGATCTGGTCGAGCGTGCCACCTATGCATACATGGCCAACAACTTCAAGGCTCTCTTGAAGGGATCACAGGGTGAACTCCACACCATGCTGGCCGCATACCTGCAGAAGTGGGACAACTGGAACCTGAAGGTCATACTCCGCGGTAAGTCGTATGGTGTGTCGGCGGACGGTATCAAGGACGATCTCGTCCCCGCCGGTAACTTGAGCTACGAAGATCTGGACAAACTCATCGCATTAGACACGACGGAAGAGATTCTGGCTGCTTATTCCAAGGCAGAGTCCGTAGACATCCCCAGCGAGCTCATCGCCGACTATAAGGCGACAGGCACACTGGGCCGTATCGAGGACTACGTCGACAAATTCCACTACATCAGGATGGTCAAGATCATCCCGACGAATTCGATCCCCGCCCGCATGTTCTCTGATTACATCAGGAAGGAGATCGACGTCAGGAACCTGGAGACCATACTGAAGCTGAAGATGGAGAACATCGACGGAGAGAAGGTGATGGAATACATCATTCCCGGAGGAAAGCAGATCGATGCAAAACTGGCGAAACAGTTGATCGACGCCAAGACCGTGGAGGAGACCTTCCCCGACCTTGCGCAGCTGGACTTCTACGATTACATCAAGGAACTCGTCGACTCGGGCAAGATGAACATTAGCGATCTTGTCCTCGAGACTAAGAAGTATGAGGCAAATGAGGCAAAGAAGTTCTCACAGCAGTACCCGCTGTCCATCCTCCCCATAATCGATTACATGATCAGCATGGAGATCGAGGCGAGGAACGTCAGGATGATCGCAAGGGGTATCGAGAGCGGACTTGACAAAGAAGTAATCAAAGGACTGCTGGTGATCTGA
- a CDS encoding V-type ATP synthase subunit D: protein MGAHDVTPNRSVLLQLKSRIKLTQGGHKVLKMKRDGLIIEFFDILEKARAMRAGVSSDYENAMHAITIARAVEGEVAVKSAAYALKGDPQVNVTSKSIMGMVVPKVEAEHLHVSMVDKGYGVISTSAYIEDASLAFEKLLETIVRAAEVETTMKKLLDEIEKTKRRVNALEFKIIPELKESERFIKFSLEEMERENTTRLKHLKKA from the coding sequence GTGGGAGCACACGATGTCACCCCCAACCGTTCGGTACTGCTCCAGCTGAAGAGCAGGATCAAACTGACCCAAGGCGGTCACAAGGTCCTCAAGATGAAGAGAGACGGTCTCATCATCGAATTCTTCGACATCCTGGAGAAGGCCAGGGCGATGCGCGCAGGCGTGTCCTCGGACTACGAGAACGCCATGCACGCCATCACCATAGCCCGTGCGGTAGAGGGAGAGGTCGCCGTGAAATCCGCGGCATACGCCTTGAAGGGTGACCCTCAGGTGAATGTCACGAGCAAGAGCATCATGGGAATGGTCGTCCCCAAGGTAGAGGCCGAGCATCTCCATGTTTCGATGGTCGACAAGGGATACGGAGTCATCTCCACATCCGCCTACATCGAGGACGCATCGCTCGCCTTCGAGAAACTTCTCGAGACGATCGTCCGCGCCGCAGAGGTAGAGACGACCATGAAGAAGCTCCTTGACGAGATCGAGAAGACCAAGAGGAGAGTCAACGCTCTCGAGTTCAAGATCATTCCCGAGCTCAAGGAGTCCGAAAGGTTCATCAAATTCAGTCTCGAAGAGATGGAAAGAGAGAACACCACAAGGCTCAAGCACCTGAAGAAGGCATGA
- a CDS encoding V-type ATP synthase subunit B produces the protein MAEATISKEYKTVSQIAGPLIYVKKTEPVGYKEMVNIRLSDGTTRRGQVLDSSDEVVVVQVFEGTSGIDRDASVRFLGETMKMPVSKDMLGRILSGSGQPLDGGAPIVPEKELEINGAAINPWARDSPSDFIQTGISTIDGMNTLVRGQKLPIFSASGLPHNEIALQIARQAKVRGENEEFAVVFIAMGITNEEKQMFMKEFERTGALKNAVVFLNLADDPAVERTLTPRLGLTTAEYMAFDLGMQVLVIMTDITNYCEALRQIGAAREEVPGRRGYPGYMYTDLAQLYERAGRIKGKKGSITQIPILSMPGGDITHPIPDLSGYITEGQIVLSMDLHRNGIYPPVNVSSSLSRLMGGGTGEGRTREDHKGVSDQLYAAYAEGKDLRGLVAIVGKDSLSAKDRKLLEFADLFEDRFVRQGQEEDRSIEQTLDLGWELFTALDLDQITRISRKYIEKYLPKKA, from the coding sequence ATGGCAGAAGCAACAATCAGTAAAGAGTACAAGACCGTCTCCCAGATTGCCGGACCTCTTATCTACGTGAAGAAGACAGAGCCCGTCGGATACAAGGAAATGGTCAACATCAGGCTCTCGGACGGAACCACCAGGAGGGGACAGGTCCTCGATTCCTCGGATGAGGTCGTCGTCGTTCAGGTGTTCGAAGGAACATCCGGTATCGACAGGGACGCATCCGTCAGGTTCCTCGGCGAGACAATGAAGATGCCTGTGTCCAAGGACATGCTCGGAAGGATCCTCTCCGGATCCGGTCAGCCTCTCGACGGCGGTGCACCCATCGTCCCCGAGAAGGAGCTGGAGATCAACGGAGCGGCCATCAACCCCTGGGCAAGGGACTCACCCTCGGATTTCATCCAGACCGGTATCTCCACCATCGACGGAATGAACACCCTGGTCAGGGGACAGAAGCTTCCTATCTTCTCCGCCTCTGGACTTCCCCACAACGAGATCGCTCTTCAGATCGCTCGTCAGGCAAAGGTCCGCGGAGAGAACGAGGAGTTCGCTGTCGTGTTCATCGCGATGGGAATCACCAACGAAGAGAAGCAGATGTTCATGAAGGAGTTCGAGAGGACAGGTGCATTGAAGAACGCTGTCGTGTTCCTCAACCTGGCCGACGACCCCGCTGTGGAGCGTACCCTGACACCCCGTCTCGGTCTCACCACCGCAGAGTACATGGCATTCGACCTCGGTATGCAGGTTCTGGTCATCATGACCGACATCACCAACTACTGTGAGGCACTGCGTCAGATCGGAGCAGCTCGTGAAGAGGTGCCCGGAAGGCGTGGATACCCCGGTTACATGTACACCGACCTCGCACAGCTGTACGAGCGTGCGGGTAGGATCAAGGGAAAGAAGGGATCCATCACACAGATCCCCATCCTGTCCATGCCCGGAGGAGACATCACCCACCCGATCCCCGACCTGTCTGGATACATCACAGAGGGACAGATCGTTCTGTCCATGGACCTGCACAGGAACGGTATCTACCCGCCTGTCAACGTTTCATCATCCCTCAGCCGTCTGATGGGAGGAGGAACCGGAGAGGGCAGGACCCGTGAGGACCACAAGGGAGTGTCCGACCAGCTCTATGCGGCATACGCAGAGGGTAAGGATCTCCGTGGACTGGTGGCAATCGTAGGAAAGGACTCGCTGTCCGCAAAGGACAGGAAGCTGCTGGAGTTCGCGGACCTCTTCGAGGACCGCTTCGTCAGGCAGGGTCAGGAAGAGGACCGTTCCATCGAGCAGACACTGGACCTCGGCTGGGAACTGTTCACAGCTCTCGATCTCGACCAGATCACAAGGATCAGCCGTAAGTACATCGAGAAGTACCTGCCCAAGAAGGCTTGA